CGGCCAGGTGTAGTTCTGGATTTTGATGAAAATGAAAATGTTGTTGGGATTGAATTCCTCAGAATATCTAAACGAGCTACAAAAGAAGAACTATCTAATTTGCAGTTTCAGACTTCCTGAAAAACAGCAGCTTCGACAACTGCATCAACCAGAAACAGTGGCAACATTCTTGGCTTGTGAATACTGTTCTGGTTATGCAGAGCGTTCAGCGAAATTGCAGTCAATTCTTGACAACGTATGCATAGATTGCTAATATAATGCA
The genomic region above belongs to Candidatus Aegiribacteria sp. and contains:
- a CDS encoding DUF2283 domain-containing protein; this encodes MRIKIDKESDALYFRLDDSTIVESEEVRPGVVLDFDENENVVGIEFLRISKRATKEELSNLQFQTS